Proteins encoded by one window of Nocardia goodfellowii:
- a CDS encoding AfsR/SARP family transcriptional regulator, which produces MRSWIRMGAQLVRYTQMRNNYMGAEPRVPSRPLVRFKLLGSVEAEVDGGLADLGSPRERRLLTALLSAKGRPVLRNVLVDWVWDDLPKDPGQALNEVVSNLRTKRLKPIGLGDALINGGGTYLLKVPVEWVDVHRFHTLLDRAAQLDGNEARDLLYAAVQLGSTTPLAGIDGRKIDAYRERLAADYRNAQIRFCAIEVGAGRVLERIPQLESLFREMPDDALVTWIYMSGLHNVGRTDRALGVYGEHRRQVIELGLEVAPQVSQLQTRLLREIPALPYNYPEETMSDTTTDHDEDTAPEADEESKPNVVTHVGAVHSENVVFGIQYQRR; this is translated from the coding sequence GTGCGCAGCTGGATTCGAATGGGTGCTCAGCTAGTCAGGTACACACAGATGAGGAACAACTACATGGGAGCCGAACCGCGCGTGCCGTCGCGGCCGTTGGTGCGATTCAAACTGCTCGGTTCGGTCGAGGCCGAGGTCGACGGCGGCCTTGCCGATCTCGGGAGTCCGCGCGAGCGTCGCCTGCTGACAGCGCTGCTGTCGGCGAAAGGGCGACCGGTCTTGCGGAACGTACTGGTGGACTGGGTCTGGGACGATCTGCCGAAGGACCCGGGGCAGGCGTTGAATGAAGTGGTCAGCAATCTGCGGACGAAGCGGCTCAAGCCGATAGGTCTCGGTGACGCTTTGATCAATGGTGGCGGGACGTATCTACTGAAGGTGCCCGTCGAATGGGTCGATGTGCACCGATTTCATACGCTACTGGACCGAGCTGCCCAGCTCGATGGCAATGAGGCACGCGACTTGCTCTATGCCGCAGTGCAATTGGGCAGCACCACACCGCTGGCCGGAATCGACGGCCGAAAAATCGATGCTTATCGGGAACGCCTGGCAGCCGACTATCGCAACGCGCAGATCCGATTCTGCGCTATCGAGGTCGGCGCGGGCCGGGTGTTGGAACGAATTCCCCAGCTGGAAAGCCTGTTTCGGGAGATGCCCGACGATGCTCTCGTCACCTGGATTTACATGTCCGGACTGCACAACGTCGGCCGCACCGATCGAGCGCTCGGCGTATACGGCGAACACCGCAGGCAGGTCATCGAGCTCGGGTTAGAGGTCGCCCCCCAAGTTAGCCAGCTCCAGACGCGGTTGCTACGCGAAATCCCCGCCCTGCCCTACAACTACCCCGAGGAAACCATGTCCGACACCACGACAGACCACGACGAAGACACCGCTCCCGAAGCCGACGAAGAGTCGAAGCCCAACGTGGTCACTCATGTCGGTGCCGTGCACAGCGAGAACGTCGTGTTCGGCATCCAGTATCAGAGGCGCTGA
- a CDS encoding DUF4407 domain-containing protein, whose amino-acid sequence MAPELNGHSVPLQKAKATEDRERPAPPSTGISRWLRSLTGVSEEILDWAAEERPRYTLLGAIILNTGVLAGLSLIVALASLTPGWWFVLIPFGVLWGHLIMTFDRWLIASTHGLSHRSKAAVFGPRLALSVLLGVAIAEPLVLWVFQAPIHNEVAEYRKNEIERYEGLLKECNPVAGSPTRTDCGNHRVNIAHPPEAVENELAEATAQLARSSAAVTEIDHRLDELERLAREECAGTAGPGLTGNIGEGGECLRNRAKADQYRLDTQIDKQHADQIALQLKVDDLNRQLGEARERSGGEIASEIAIKVDEKRENLKERGILDDIDALGRLSSDSHAVWLASWVLRLLLIAIDCMPVLGKLLGGTTTYDRMVARRLASANRKHSRDTRLDEREHTVDIELGSQQVEQRLRSNTKNLVDIDRIDQARRTTTLNSQMDDFAAQLEHSYRHR is encoded by the coding sequence ATGGCTCCTGAGCTCAACGGTCACTCGGTACCGCTGCAGAAGGCGAAGGCGACAGAGGATCGAGAACGACCGGCACCTCCGAGTACCGGGATATCGCGTTGGCTGCGGTCGCTGACCGGGGTCTCCGAGGAGATCCTCGACTGGGCGGCAGAGGAGCGGCCACGCTATACGCTGCTGGGTGCGATCATCCTGAACACCGGGGTATTGGCCGGTCTGTCACTGATCGTCGCCCTTGCCAGTCTGACCCCCGGCTGGTGGTTCGTCCTGATCCCGTTCGGTGTGCTGTGGGGCCACCTGATCATGACCTTCGATCGGTGGTTGATCGCCAGCACACACGGCCTTTCGCACCGGTCGAAGGCCGCCGTCTTCGGACCCCGGCTGGCGCTGTCGGTCCTACTCGGCGTTGCGATCGCCGAACCGCTGGTGCTGTGGGTATTTCAGGCACCGATCCACAACGAAGTGGCCGAATATCGCAAGAACGAGATCGAACGATACGAAGGTCTGCTCAAGGAATGTAATCCAGTGGCGGGCTCGCCGACCCGGACCGATTGCGGGAACCATCGCGTTAATATCGCGCATCCGCCAGAGGCGGTCGAAAACGAGTTGGCGGAAGCGACCGCTCAGTTGGCACGTTCGTCGGCGGCGGTCACCGAGATCGACCACCGACTCGATGAGCTGGAGCGGTTGGCGCGTGAGGAGTGCGCGGGCACGGCGGGCCCTGGTTTGACCGGCAATATCGGCGAGGGCGGGGAATGCCTGCGCAACCGCGCGAAGGCCGACCAATACCGGCTGGATACGCAGATCGATAAACAGCATGCGGATCAAATCGCGCTCCAGCTCAAAGTCGACGATCTGAACCGGCAACTCGGCGAAGCACGAGAGCGTAGCGGCGGTGAGATCGCCTCGGAGATAGCCATCAAGGTCGACGAAAAACGCGAGAACCTCAAGGAGCGTGGGATTCTCGACGATATCGATGCACTCGGACGATTGTCCTCCGACAGTCACGCGGTATGGCTGGCCAGCTGGGTACTGCGGTTGCTGCTGATCGCGATCGACTGTATGCCGGTGCTCGGCAAGCTACTCGGCGGCACCACGACCTACGACAGGATGGTTGCGCGCCGGTTGGCGTCGGCGAATCGCAAGCACAGCAGAGATACTCGGCTCGACGAACGCGAACACACCGTGGATATCGAGCTCGGCAGTCAGCAAGTCGAACAGAGACTACGTAGCAACACGAAGAATCTGGTAGATATCGACCGAATCGACCAGGCTCGGCGCACCACGACGCTTAACTCCCAAATGGATGACTTCGCCGCGCAACTGGAGCATAGCTACCGCCACCGCTAA
- a CDS encoding transposase: MGIEPGDRLRHRWVIERTISWLPGYHRLNTRYDCKATHFLAFLTLAVTPTATRRS, encoded by the coding sequence CTGGGTATCGAACCCGGCGACCGACTCCGGCACCGATGGGTCATAGAACGAACAATCTCCTGGCTCCCCGGCTACCACCGCCTCAACACCCGCTACGACTGCAAGGCCACTCACTTCCTGGCCTTCCTCACTCTCGCCGTGACGCCGACGGCTACAAGAAGGTCGTGA